A genomic region of Ficedula albicollis isolate OC2 chromosome 12, FicAlb1.5, whole genome shotgun sequence contains the following coding sequences:
- the XPC gene encoding DNA repair protein complementing XP-C cells, whose protein sequence is MARKRRASPRPAAAKKRRSGRLRKEEEGEEDDFEEKKPSIKKSSKAPAKKKEEDCDTEVSNSAKTSKPSKPEEAKSQIKESKKNARNKENCIKEETCSDSLKCPQEEVKLKTESSIKKEMDEDNTDNNDDDDESEDEWEDVEELQEPATDKLEEVAVLPSVGLPSNPVEIEIETPEQMKKRERREKRKAEFEMYLRRMMKRFSKEVREDTHKVHLLCLLANGFYRNRICSQPDLLAIGLSIIPTRFTQVPTGQMGLVYLSNLVKWFVGTFTVNDELSTEKGEPLQSTLERRFAIYAAQDDEELVHIFLIILRALQLLCRLVLSFQPVPLKETRPKGKSSSKRLSHSSTSEGQESSATTPKAVAKKCPCKTAKQDEKSSEGKENNKEPKTAQAEKTHKSKSTKGSQEQKETNNETSSAEEDVPVRPKNSRRRRVASKVCYKEESGSDEGSASEFEVSEEESDVSDEDFETVPKRRRSSQASQNSKLTTIKRSKTQTSETKLSTNSCGAETKPAKDTTPALFQAQRKRNKIISSDEDDGHQEVRKAMGTDQWLEVFLEPEDKWVCVDCVHGNVGQPQLCFAHATKPLFYVVGFDNDGNVRDVTQRYDPVWMTSTRKSRVDPEWWEETLQPYQSPYVERDRKEENEFQLKLHDQPLPTAIGEYKNHPLYALKRHLLKFQAIYPESAAILGYCRGEAVYSRDCIHTLHSRDTWLKQARVVRVGEVPYKMVKGFSNRARKARLAEPANRDREDLALFGRWQTEEYQPPIAVDGKVPRNEYGNVYLFLPSMLPIGCVQLKLPNLNRVARKLNIDCAQAITGFDFHGGYSHPVTDGYVVCEEYKDVLVAAWENEQAEIEKKEKEKREKRALGNWKLLTKGLLIRERLKQRYSIKNEPPAPETEKGEGFSSDEEGAPSSESAVGNTAMYWPQNRQLEKQGEKTAKKSKREKRGEAAQLFPFEKL, encoded by the exons ATGGCCAGAAAGCGCCGCGCATCGCCCCGGCCCGCGGCCGCCAAAAAGAGGCGCTCCGGGCGGCTGcgaaaggaggaggagggtgaggaag AtgattttgaagagaaaaaacccagtATAAAAAAGAGCTCAAAAGCTCCAGctaagaaaaaggaagaagattgTGATACTGAAGTTTCCAACTCAGCAAAAACTTCTAAGCCTTCAAAACCAGAAGAGGCAAAAtcacaaataaaagaaagtaaaaagaatGCTAGAAATAAAGAGAATTGTATCAAAGAGGAGACATGCAG TGACTCACTGAAGTGTCCTCAGGAGGAGGTAAAGCTAAAGACAGAATCTTCTATTAAAAAAGAGATGGATGAAGACAATACTGACaacaatgatgatgatgatgaaagTGAAGATGAATGGGAGGATGTGGAAG aactTCAGGAACCTGCTACAGATAAATTAGAAGAAGTAGCTGTTCTTCCATCAGTGGGGCTACCAAGCAATCCTGTTGAGATAGAGATTGAAACCCCAGAGCAGatgaagaagagagagaggag agaaaaaagaaaagccgAGTTTGAGATGTACCTTCGGAGAATGATGAAACGTTTCAGCAAGGAGGTTCGTGAGGACACACATAAG GTTCACTTGCTGTGTTTATTAGCAAACGGTTTCTATAGGAACAGGATCTGCAGCCAGCCAGATCTCCTCGCCATTGGTCTGTCCATCATCCCCACACGCTTCACCCAAGTGCCCACAGGCCAAATGGGCCTTGTCTACCTTTCCAACTTGGTGAAATG GTTTGTTGGAACCTTCACTGTCAATGATGAGCTTTCCACTGAAAAAGGAGAGCCCCTTCAGTCAACACTGGAGAGGAGGTTTGCCATTTATGCTGCACAGGATGATGAGGAGCTTGTTCAT atatttttaattattctacGAGCATTGCAGCTGCTGTGTCGCCTCGTGCTGTCTTTTCAGCCTGTTCCTCTCAAGGAGACAAGACCAAAG GGAAAGAGCTCATCCAAGAGGCTGTCTCACAGCAGTACCTCTGAGGGGCAGGAGAGTTCTGCCACAACACCCAAAGCTGTGGCAAAAAAATGCCCCTGCAAAACAGCCAAGCAGGACGAGAAATCCTCAGAGGGCAAGGAAAACAACAAGGAACCAAAAACTGCCCAAGCTGAGAAGACACACAAGTCAAAGTCGACTAAAGGCAGCCAggaacagaaggaaacaaataatGAGACCAGTTCAGCAGAAGAAGATGTACCAGTCAGGCCCAAGAACAGCCGCCGGAGACGAGTGGCTTCCAAAGTGTGTTACAAGGAAGAAAGTGGAAGTGATGAGGGCAGTGCTTCAGAATTTGAGGTTTCAGAGGAGGAGAGTGATGTCTCTGATGAGGATTTTGAAACTGTCCCTAAAAGGCGAAGGAGCTCACAGGCCTCCCAGAATTCAAAGCTGACAACTATAAAAAGGTCAAAAACTCAGACTTCAGAAACAAAGCTATCAACAAATTCTTGTGGAGCTGAGACTAAGCCAGCAAAAGATACAACTCCAGCCTTGTTTCAGgcacagaggaagagaaacaaaataatttctagtgATGAGGATGATGGACATCAGGAGGTGAGGAAAGCCATGGGCACAGACCAGTGGCTGGAGGTTTTCCTTGAGCCTGAGGACAAGTGGGTTTGTGTAGACTGTGTTCATGGCAATGTGGgtcagccccagctgtgctttgCACATGCCACAAAGCCGCTTTTCTACGTTGTGGGATTTGACAATGATGGGAATGTCAGAGATGTGACACAGAGGTATGATCCAGTGTGGATGACCTCAACAAGGAAGAGCCGTGTGGACCCCGAGTGGTGGGAAGAGACTCTGCAGCCGTATCAAAGTCCCTATGTGGAGAGAgacaggaaggaagaaaatgag TTTCAATTGAAGCTTCACGATCAACCTTTACCAACAGCAATTGGAGAGTACAAAAACCACCCTCTCTATGCACTGAAGAGGCACCTCTTGAAATTCCAGGCCATCTATCCTGAGTCAGCTGCTATCTTAGGATACTGCAGGGGAGAGGCTGTCTACTCCAG AGACTGCATACATACACTTCACTCCAGGGACACTTGGCTGAAGCAAGCTCGAGTGGTGAGGGTTGGAGAAGTGCCTTACAAG ATGGTAAAAGGATTTTCCAACCGGGCGAGGAAGGCGCGCCTGGCAGAGCCGGCGAACCGGGACCGGGAGGACCTGGCGCTGTTCGGCCGCTGGCAGACAGAGGAGTACCAGCCTCCCATAGCAGTGGATGGAAAG GTTCCTCGGAACGAATATGGAAATGTCTATCTCTTCTTGCCATCCATGTTACCTATTGGCTGCGTGCAGCTGAAACTTCCAAACCTGAACAGAGTGGCACGAAAGTTGAACATCGACTGTGCTCAAGCCATCACTGGATTTGATTTTCATGGTGGCTACTCACACCCAGT TACTGATGGGTATGTGGTGTGTGAGGAGTATAAAGACGTCCTTGTTGCTGCCTGGGAAAATGAACaagcagaaatagaaaagaaggagaaggag AAGCGTGAGAAAAGAGCTCTAGGGAATTGGAAGCTGCTGACAAAAGGACTTCTCATCAGGGAGAGACTGAAGCAACGCTACTCCATCAAG AATGAGCCACCAGCAcctgagacagaaaaaggagagggtTTCTCTTCTGATGAAGAAGGAGCACCGAGCTCAGAGAGCGCAGTGGGGAACACGGCCATGTACTGGCCCCAAAATCGCCAGCTAGagaaacaaggagagaaaacagccaAAAAGAGCAAGcgagaaaagagaggagaagcagctcagTTATTCCCTTTTGAGAAATTGTGA
- the LSM3 gene encoding U6 snRNA-associated Sm-like protein LSm3 has protein sequence MADEVDQQQTTNTVEEPLDLIRLSLDERIYVKMRNDRELRGRLHAYDQHLNMILGDVEETVTTIEIDEETYEEIYKSTKRNIPMLFVRGDGVVLVAPPLRVG, from the exons ATGGCGGATGAGGTGGACCAG caaCAAACAACAAATACTGTAGAGGAGCCCCTTGATCTCATCAGACTCAGTCTAGATGAGCGAATCTATGTCAAAATGAGGAATGACAGAGAGCTTAGAGGCAGATTACAT GCTTATGATCAGCATTTAAATATGATTTTGGGTGATGTGGAAGAAACTGTGACTACAATAGAGATTGATGAAGAAACCTATGAAGAGATTTATAAA TCTACCAAAAGGAATATTCCAATGCTCTTTGTCAGAGGGGATGGCGTTGTGCTTGTAGCTCCCCCATTGAGGGTTGGTTGA